The following DNA comes from Nitrogeniibacter aestuarii.
GGCGCGACGTACCTGCCGCCGCATGATGCTTGCCACCGCGGTCAGCACCTCGTCGCCTGCCGCGTGTCCGCAGGTGTCGTTGATGATCTTGAAGCGATCAAGATCAATACAGATCATCTGGCCGCCGCCCGAGTGATGGGACAGGGCCCGCTCGAATCCGGCACGATTGTGCAGCCCGGTGAGCGTGTCGTGCGTCGCCTCCCATTCGGCGCGGCGCATGTGTTCGATCTCGTGGCTCACGTCGTGCAGAACCAGCACCAGCGTATCGTCCGTGGCGCCCGCGCTCGTTGCTCCATCGAGACGCACGCAGGACCCCTTGACCATGGTGAGCGATTCCCGACGGGGCAGCTCGCAGGTGATCGGATCGATGCACACGGTCTGATCATGCTTGACCAGATCTGCCCACGACACCGGCTCGCCTCCGTTGGTGGTGAGCACCAGCAATTCGTTGAGCGCGATACCCGGCATGACCGATTCATCGACACCCGTCAGCAGCGCTGCCGCCGCATTGCCCTGGATCACCTCCAGGCTTGCTTCCGAGACGATCAGCACCGCATCCGACATGGCACGGACAACTTCGGCGTAGAGCTTGTCGCGTTGCTGCGCCAGGCGGGTATCGTCCGCCGCATTCATGATGTTGCCAATCCAGTTAGCGACGGCATTGATCATCACGGGTGCGAGCGTCTCCCGGTCAGAGCGGATGCCATCGACGATCAGCATTCGGCTCATTTCGGGCAAGCCACACGGAAGCGGGTACACCATGGTGACGGCTCGGCCCGCATTGACCTCGGCGGGACAGACCGTCTGTACCAGCTTGTCGAAGTCAAGCGCGTCCCGCATGGCCTCAAAGCGCTCGCCAAGCTCGGCACTGACGAGACCGAAAGGCCCCACCGGCATGGCACCATTGATGACGCGACATTGATCGGCCAGACACTCGACAATCATCACGTGCGATGCTGACACGTACCGCACGAGCATTTCGAGGCAACCATTGATCCGCTTGATCTGCGGCAACGGTGCAGAAACGATGTCGGCCAGATCGGCTCGCCACCGCGCCAGTTCGAGGCGGCGGAATTCATCATCCGCGCTTTCGACCAGCAAGCCCGCCAGAAAGACACCGTAGTCGTCAGCCGGAATCAGGACGACATTGTCGACCTCATGCGCTTCGCGCCCGAGCACGGTTCGACCGATCCGCCTCGGCTCACCGCGCGAGGCCACGTCACGCACATGCTCAGCAAGGGCCGGGTTGTGCGGCCACAGCTGTGCCGCGTCGCTCAGCGATGGATTCGTTTCGCGAAATACCGGGCTGGCATCGACCACCCGTCCGGCCTTGATGTGGCACCAGTACGGATACATGCCGGCCATGCGCCGCGCAAGTACCGACATCTCAGTACATCCTCACCAGATCAAGCAGTTCGTCTTTGCGCCGCTTGGCCTCATCCATGAGGCCCCGCATGGCGTCACACATGGCACGCTGTCTGAAGCGATCAAGCTCATGGGTGGTCGACACGCAGCCGTGCGCTGTCCGGATCGCATCAGCGGCATCGCTGTAACCGTTGATGCCGTCGAGCTGGACGAGATCGGCCACGAACGTGTCGGGTACGCCCAGTTCTCGCGCCAGCTGTGCTGCTGTCGGCGCCGTGAAATTCGATGCTGCTGCCTGGATCGATTGCTCGTTTGCGAACGCCGTCGGGTTTGTCCGTGCGCTGTTGAGAAAGGCGAACACCGGCAGATCATGAAGCAACCCGAGCGTGTGGCAGTAGTCGGAGCGCAATCCGTGGCCGCGTCCGATCTGTTCAGCCAGACACGCGACCTCGACGGAATGCTCCCACACGCGCTCGGCCACGCTTCTGGCGGCGGCCGTCGGCAAGCCCTCGACGAGTTGGCGCATCACTACCTGTATGGCCACAACCCGTACCTGCGCGGTACCGATCATGGCGATCGCACGGTCCAGCTCGACGACCGGCTCATCGTGCATCAAGGCGGCTCCATTGGCCATGCGCAACAGCGCAGCACTGACCTCGGGCTCCACACGGATGGCGTTCGTGAGCGTCGACAAGTGCAGGGCCGGATCCATCAGCAGCTCTCGCACGACCTCCGCGACGCGAAGGCTCGTCACGAGCACGGGCGACTGATCAAGCGTTGTGTCCATCGGGTGTGGGGTGTCGTTATTATCATGAGCCTCTATCGGTCATTCGTCATATTTCTTTACATCAAATATGCCATTTACCCTACCCGGCTGACGCCGGATCACGGCGCAGCGTCCCTCAGGCGAG
Coding sequences within:
- a CDS encoding putative bifunctional diguanylate cyclase/phosphodiesterase is translated as MSVLARRMAGMYPYWCHIKAGRVVDASPVFRETNPSLSDAAQLWPHNPALAEHVRDVASRGEPRRIGRTVLGREAHEVDNVVLIPADDYGVFLAGLLVESADDEFRRLELARWRADLADIVSAPLPQIKRINGCLEMLVRYVSASHVMIVECLADQCRVINGAMPVGPFGLVSAELGERFEAMRDALDFDKLVQTVCPAEVNAGRAVTMVYPLPCGLPEMSRMLIVDGIRSDRETLAPVMINAVANWIGNIMNAADDTRLAQQRDKLYAEVVRAMSDAVLIVSEASLEVIQGNAAAALLTGVDESVMPGIALNELLVLTTNGGEPVSWADLVKHDQTVCIDPITCELPRRESLTMVKGSCVRLDGATSAGATDDTLVLVLHDVSHEIEHMRRAEWEATHDTLTGLHNRAGFERALSHHSGGGQMICIDLDRFKIINDTCGHAAGDEVLTAVASIMRRQVRRADILARIGGDEFFVALPNCPEDIAMRIAEAIRMAIADYAYLNETGETFRISASIGVSAYAEGDALQRVRADADAAMYSAKRSGKNRIVVFDHSPDAMGHSSDAHWAHRIERAIEENRIELWRQPIVDLQATRGRGYEVLARMRDEAGGLVGAGEFIPPAERYDLIGRLDRHIIEQVALHFEDVVRGGRYASVNISGRSISDPSLVEWIIDCFDRACVNPHQVCIELTETAAVADHELALSLMDKLRGAGFLIALDDLGSGVASFASLRRLPVDIVKLDGAYVRGVAQDEGAQNIVRAVVQVAQTYGIDTVAEWIEDAQTAAWVSSAGITRGQGFYLGAPEPVTLHHFVATLTMTENWRVTDPNSTL
- a CDS encoding HDOD domain-containing protein; the encoded protein is MDTTLDQSPVLVTSLRVAEVVRELLMDPALHLSTLTNAIRVEPEVSAALLRMANGAALMHDEPVVELDRAIAMIGTAQVRVVAIQVVMRQLVEGLPTAAARSVAERVWEHSVEVACLAEQIGRGHGLRSDYCHTLGLLHDLPVFAFLNSARTNPTAFANEQSIQAAASNFTAPTAAQLARELGVPDTFVADLVQLDGINGYSDAADAIRTAHGCVSTTHELDRFRQRAMCDAMRGLMDEAKRRKDELLDLVRMY